In the Coffea eugenioides isolate CCC68of unplaced genomic scaffold, Ceug_1.0 ScVebR1_2216;HRSCAF=3205, whole genome shotgun sequence genome, one interval contains:
- the LOC113756366 gene encoding uncharacterized protein LOC113756366 — protein sequence MCHLPVAIEHRAFWAVKQCNLHADRDGKERKLQLQELEEIRLEAYDNARLYKERTKQFHDRLLRAKHFSPGQKSLETNKSFTVNGHRLKPFVHVSDIGTVEEETWIYKACPRPISDAVEHRRNAWAEDSAL from the exons ATGTGTCATTTACCTGTGGCTATTGAGCATCGTGCATTCTGGGCAGTCAAGCAATGCAATTTGCATGCGGATAGAGATGGCAAAGAGAGAAAGCTCCAACTCCAGGAGTTGGAGGAAATTCGTCTTGAAGCATATGACAATGCACGTTTGTACAAAGAGCGTACCAAGCAGTTTCATGACCGCCTATTGCGTGCGAAACACTTTTCTCCAGGACAAAAG AGTTTAGAGACTAATAAGAGTTTTACAGTTAATGGTCATCGTTTAAAACCGTTTGTTCATGTTTCAGACATTGGTACTGTGGAAGAG GAGACTTGGATTTACAAGGCATGCCCACGCCCTATAAGTGATGCTGTTGAACATCGTAGAAATGCTTGGGCAGAAGACTCTGCCTTATAA